Genomic segment of Apium graveolens cultivar Ventura chromosome 7, ASM990537v1, whole genome shotgun sequence:
GCATTCTTGAATGGTGAATTAGATGAGGAGATTTATATAAAACAACCGGAAGGGTTTGTTATGCCTGGTAGTGAGCACAAGTTGTGTAAATTGAAGAAATCTTTGTATGGTCTTAAACAAGCACCAAAAGATTGGCATCAAAAATTTGATAGTGTGGTTTTTTCTAATGGTTTTCTTCTTAACCAAGCAGACAAATGTGTATATAGCAAGTTTGATGCTTCTAGTAAAGGAGTTATAATTTGCTTATACATagatgatatgttgatttttggtaCTGACCAAAATCAAGTGGATAAAACCAAGAAATTTTTGTCATCTAATTTTGACATGAAAGACTTGGGAGAGGCTGGGGTGATTCTTGGTATAAAGATCAAGCATACGAAAAATAGTATTTCAATTTCTCAATTTCATTATATTGAGAAGATTCTGAaaagatttaactttaataattATTCTCCAGTTAGCATTCCTATTGATCCTAGTCTTAAGCTAGTATCTAGTAAAGGAGTTGTAGTATCTCAACTTGAATTCTCAAGAGCGATTGGTAGCCTCGTGTATGCCATGATAAGCACTAGGCCAGATATAGCCTATGTTGTTGGTAAGCTTAGTAGGTTTACTAGCAAACCAAGTTCACATCATTGGCAAGCTTTAAGCCGAGTGTTCAAGTACTTAAAAGGAACCATGGATTATGGTTTGACTTATACTGGATTTCCTTCGATTTTTGAAGGTCATTCGGATGCAAGTTGGATTTGTGATAAAGAAGATCATTCTTCCACGAGAGGTTGGGTATTCCTTCTTGGGGGAGGTGCTATTTCTTGGGCATCAAAAAAACAGAGTTGCATTACTCAATCAACAATAGAATCTGAGTTTTTAGCATTATTAGCTGCTGGTAAAGAAGCTGAATGGCTAAGAAATCTGATTTATGAAATTCCATTGTGGCCTAAACCGATATCTCCCATATCTATCGGATGTGATAGTGAGTCTGCCTTGGCTAATGCTTATAGAGAAGTGTACAAAGGCAAGTCTAGACACTTAGGTGTTAGACACAACATGATTCGAGAGCTTATCATGCATGGTGTTATATTAGTGGAGTTTATAAGAAATCAACATAATTTAGCCCATCATTTGACCAAAGGGTTGAGAAGAGATCTTGTGTACAAATCGGCTGTAGGGGTGGGATTGAAGTCCATCTAAAATTTCTCATGTTGAGATACCCAATTCCCATCTAATATGACATTAGATGTTGAATTCAATGCGGAAAGCTTAACATCTAGAGATTGGAACACATTAATAGTATCATCCCAAGGTATGTGTTCAGACCTGCAAGTTGAGGAGGTTGAAGTTTATCATCTTAATAgttcttttgaaaaattgcatATGCAGGTGCAAGAATAAAAGAGCTACCTATGTGAGCATGAAGTTTAGCTGCTTCAAGAAGTTAGGACTTGACTTTATTATGCTTATGAAGGATTAGGACACAAGGCTAGTAAAAGATAGTGTCAAGTGAGAACATTTGAGAATGTAAATTTATGTGTATATTATCTTCATGTATTCATTATGAATAACAGAAtacatgtccaaaagacatgtcctaagacacatcCTTTGAGGTATGCGGTTGTGTCTAAAAGACATGTCTTTTCACATTAACACGAACCCCCGCCAATACCGAAAATCATAATAAACTCAAACAAGCATGCACTCCGCACTCTCCCGACTTGTTTGATGATATATTACAATCACATTGGTCAACTAGTTAATCCAATTACACTAAAATATCTAACAATCCTCCCCCATTTTAGCGTAATCCATGATTAACTAAATAAAATCACAACAAATGACAAATTTATGCATAAATGAAATATCACGATGATTGAATTTCATATTAGTATATTACACATTCCAGATTTTCAAATATCAAGGTATCACAATTGATTGAACCTCTGTTATTCATAATGAATACATGAAGATAATATACACATAAATTTACATTCTCAAATGTTCTCACTTGACACTATCTTTTACTAGCCTTGTGTCCTAATCCTTAATAAGCATAATAAAGTCAAGTCCTAACTTCTTGAAGCGACTAAACTTCATGCTCACATAGGTAGCTCGTTTATTCTTGCACCTGCATatgcaatttttcaaaagaacTATTAAGAAGATAAAATTTAACCTCCTCAACTTGCAGGTCTGAACATATACCTTGGGATGATACTATTAATGTGTTCCAATCTCTAGATGTTAAGCTTTCCGCATTGAATTCAACATCTAATGTCATATTAGATGGGAATTGGGTATCTCAACATGAGAAATTTTAGATGGACTTCAATCCCACCTCTACAGCCGATTTGTACACAAGATCTCTTCTCAACCCTTTGGTCAAATGATCGGCTAAATTATATTGAGTTCTTATAAACTCCACTGATATAACACCATGCATGATAAGCTCTCGAATCATGCTGTGTCTAACACCTAAGTGTCTAGACTTGCCTTTGTACACTTCTCTATAAGCATTAGCCAAGGCCGACTCACTATCACATCTGATAGATATGGGAGATATCGGTTTAGGCCACAATGGAATTTCATAAATCAGATTTCTTAGCCATTCAGCTTCTTTACCAGCAGCTGATAATGCTACAAACTCAGATTCCATTGCTGAGTTAGTAATGCAACTCTATTTTTTTATGCCCAAGAAATAGCACCTCCCCCAAGAAGGAATACCCAACCACTCGTGGAAGAATGATCTTCTTTATCACAAATCCAACTTGCATCTGAATGACCTTCAAGAATCGAAGGAAATCCAGTATAAGTCAAACCATAATCCATGGTTCCTTTTAAGTACTTGAACATTCGGCTTAAAGCTTGCCAATGATGTGAACTTGGTTTGCTAGTAAACCTACTAAGCTTACCAACAACA
This window contains:
- the LOC141674217 gene encoding secreted RxLR effector protein 161-like, with product MLIFGTHQNQVDKTKKFLSSNFDMKDLGEAEVILVSTPIDPSLKLVSSKGVVVSQLEFSRAIGSLMYAMISTRPDIAYVVGKLSRFTSKPSSHHWQALSRMFKYLKGTMDYGLTYTGFPSILEGHSDASWICDKEDHSSTSGWVFLLGGGAISWA